Proteins from a genomic interval of Planktothrix sp. FACHB-1365:
- a CDS encoding alkaline phosphatase, with translation MLEANGLFNESFYLAQNPDVAAAVQSGVIANGFQHFIESGQFQVRQPSPLYDESYYLSTNPDVAQAVNSGAFASGFQHYITLGQFENRNPSFLFNTSYYLTENPDVAQAVAQGNITGIEHFIEFGQFEDRSPTPLYNSSYYLAQNPDAAAAVERDELTGIQHYINIGAAENRRFTPFIDPEGSSLPNRVATGDTTATSTVFWTRSSAAGPITLEYATNLSFFNPIGVLNTTVTDITEPVKLEVNNLAPNTQYFYRFTNAQGVSSVGNFRTPAPLDIQTELRFGATADGQGELMPYMSVNNVPERNLDFFVQLGNTISADTISPDLPDVQQATTPLDFRTKYNEIVSPRLELNPWANLQASTTLYGTWNDQNLIQNFAGGENPALSPQQFFFGNEGQFINDTNQFNIGLEAWKDYNPVGNQVYGETGDPRTANQQKLYRFQPFGQDGALFVLDARSFRDAPLTQVPDPALDSQINQFLASSFDPNRTLLGKVQLQDLKTNLLDAQNAGVTWKFIFSPVPMQNLGLFESADRWEGYAAERTDLLQFIDQNNIQNVIFVSGGADGTIVNELTYQLSFDQPQIQTDAIEITVGPIGQQLNLGEELIPATFGSEMINLSSIDTITQETKDFYQTLDTASSKDQLVQNILNNQLNQLGYNNPIGLDETQGKAELMQGSYFAVHNFGWTEFVVDEQTQQLQVNVYGIEPYTETDIKTSPANIINRQPEVISQFVINSV, from the coding sequence ATGTTAGAAGCCAATGGTTTATTTAATGAATCCTTTTATTTAGCTCAAAATCCCGATGTTGCTGCGGCTGTTCAGAGTGGGGTAATTGCCAATGGATTTCAACACTTTATTGAGTCGGGTCAATTTCAAGTTCGCCAACCCAGTCCCCTCTATGATGAATCTTATTATTTAAGTACAAATCCTGATGTTGCCCAAGCCGTTAATAGTGGAGCATTTGCTAGTGGTTTTCAACATTATATTACCCTAGGACAATTTGAAAATCGTAACCCCAGTTTTTTATTTAATACCTCTTATTATTTAACCGAAAATCCTGATGTTGCCCAAGCCGTTGCCCAAGGTAATATTACGGGAATTGAACATTTTATTGAATTCGGACAATTTGAAGATCGTAGCCCCACACCCCTCTATAATTCTAGCTATTATTTAGCTCAAAATCCCGATGCTGCGGCTGCGGTTGAACGAGATGAACTCACGGGAATTCAACATTATATTAATATTGGGGCTGCGGAAAATCGACGGTTTACCCCCTTTATTGACCCAGAGGGGTCTAGTTTACCTAATCGAGTAGCAACGGGGGATACAACGGCAACTTCAACGGTATTTTGGACACGGAGTTCTGCGGCGGGGCCGATTACGTTAGAATATGCGACTAATCTCAGTTTTTTTAATCCTATTGGTGTTCTCAATACCACCGTCACCGATATTACTGAACCTGTTAAATTAGAAGTCAATAATTTAGCACCTAATACTCAATATTTTTATCGATTTACCAATGCTCAAGGGGTATCATCGGTGGGGAATTTTCGCACGCCAGCACCCCTCGATATTCAAACAGAATTAAGATTTGGAGCAACAGCAGACGGACAAGGAGAATTAATGCCTTATATGTCTGTCAATAACGTTCCCGAACGCAATTTAGACTTTTTTGTACAATTGGGAAATACCATTTCTGCGGATACAATTTCCCCCGATTTACCCGATGTTCAACAAGCAACAACACCCTTAGATTTTAGAACCAAATATAATGAAATTGTTTCCCCCCGTTTAGAGCTTAATCCTTGGGCAAATTTGCAAGCTTCCACAACTTTATATGGGACTTGGAATGATCAAAATTTAATTCAGAATTTTGCGGGAGGTGAAAATCCTGCCTTATCTCCTCAACAATTCTTTTTTGGAAATGAAGGACAATTTATTAATGATACCAATCAATTTAATATCGGTTTAGAAGCTTGGAAAGACTATAATCCTGTGGGAAATCAAGTGTATGGAGAAACCGGAGATCCACGCACGGCTAATCAACAAAAACTCTATCGATTTCAACCTTTTGGTCAGGATGGAGCGTTATTTGTTTTAGATGCCCGTTCCTTTCGAGATGCACCTTTAACTCAAGTTCCTGACCCGGCTTTAGACAGTCAAATTAATCAATTTTTAGCGTCTTCTTTTGACCCCAACCGGACGTTATTAGGTAAAGTTCAGTTACAAGATTTAAAGACTAATTTATTAGATGCCCAAAACGCCGGAGTCACTTGGAAATTTATTTTTTCTCCGGTTCCCATGCAAAATTTAGGACTGTTTGAGTCGGCTGACCGTTGGGAAGGTTATGCGGCGGAACGCACGGATTTATTACAATTTATTGATCAAAATAATATTCAGAATGTGATATTTGTCTCAGGCGGTGCAGATGGAACCATTGTTAATGAGTTAACCTATCAATTAAGTTTTGATCAACCTCAAATTCAAACCGATGCGATTGAAATTACCGTAGGGCCTATAGGTCAGCAATTGAATTTAGGGGAGGAGTTGATTCCCGCAACTTTTGGTTCAGAAATGATTAACTTGAGTTCAATTGATACCATTACTCAAGAGACAAAGGATTTTTATCAAACTTTAGACACGGCTTCTAGTAAAGATCAATTGGTTCAAAATATTCTTAATAATCAATTAAATCAATTGGGATATAATAATCCGATTGGTTTAGATGAAACTCAAGGAAAAGCTGAGTTAATGCAAGGGTCTTATTTTGCAGTGCATAATTTTGGCTGGACAGAATTTGTGGTAGATGAACAAACCCAACAGTTACAAGTCAACGTCTACGGAATTGAACCTTATACCGAAACCGATATTAAAACAAGTCCTGCTAATATTATTAATCGTCAGCCAGAAGTCATTAGTCAGTTTGTGATTAATTCCGTTTGA
- a CDS encoding GNAT family N-acetyltransferase yields MKAVSPDHHHILFNDSRTNIDLNQLQALFQLAAFWAKDRSQEDLKIAISNSEPVVTVWDYEQMIGFARATSDGIYRANIWDVVIHPDYQGSGLGRKLVQTVLSHPKMCRVERVYLMTTYQQKFYEHIGFEYNSSTTMVLNNQLLEMKSQKPDLTSVYSSQQT; encoded by the coding sequence ATGAAAGCTGTTTCACCGGATCACCATCATATCTTATTTAATGATTCTCGTACTAACATTGATTTAAACCAGCTTCAAGCTCTATTTCAACTCGCTGCATTTTGGGCAAAAGATCGAAGCCAAGAAGATTTAAAAATTGCCATTAGTAATAGTGAACCTGTTGTTACAGTATGGGATTATGAGCAAATGATTGGGTTTGCAAGAGCAACTTCTGATGGCATTTATCGCGCGAATATTTGGGATGTAGTAATTCATCCTGATTATCAAGGGAGTGGACTGGGACGAAAATTAGTCCAAACCGTATTAAGTCATCCCAAAATGTGTCGCGTTGAACGAGTTTATTTAATGACAACCTATCAACAAAAATTTTATGAACATATTGGGTTTGAATATAATTCAAGTACCACAATGGTTTTGAATAATCAACTGTTAGAAATGAAGAGTCAAAAACCAGACTTAACAAGCGTTTATTCCTCACAACAAACCTAA
- a CDS encoding class I SAM-dependent methyltransferase, translating to MTVSTTSKPELMSRFVNGILAVKPLSNFAKHQARQMMIKRAEKMGVPWRKQTETLLARNWDAELSQVENPNLQYPDYYVTSFHAYEDGNLSLQAAVEVEVAAYAVHAKIWPEAGAQGDAKLRQSYHDILKAQLPTPPQDIVDLGCSVGMSTLALQETFPDAKLTGVDLSPYFLAVATYNTQKQSNWKYPPQWVHATAESTSLPSASFDLVSLCLICHELPQAPTREIFHEARRLLRPNGHLAIMDMNPQSEQFKKMPPYVFTLLKSTEPYLDEYFTLDIEQAIMDAGFHRPTINFNSPRHRTIIACARSV from the coding sequence ATGACGGTCAGCACAACCTCCAAACCTGAATTGATGTCCCGCTTCGTCAACGGGATTTTAGCGGTTAAACCTCTCAGCAATTTTGCTAAACACCAAGCCCGACAAATGATGATTAAACGGGCTGAAAAAATGGGAGTTCCTTGGCGAAAACAGACGGAAACCTTACTCGCCCGGAATTGGGATGCAGAATTATCTCAAGTTGAAAACCCCAATCTGCAATATCCCGATTATTATGTTACGTCCTTCCACGCCTATGAGGATGGAAATCTAAGTTTGCAAGCCGCCGTTGAAGTCGAAGTTGCGGCCTATGCGGTTCATGCTAAAATTTGGCCAGAAGCAGGAGCCCAGGGTGATGCTAAATTGCGACAAAGTTATCATGATATTTTAAAAGCTCAATTACCGACTCCTCCCCAAGATATTGTAGATTTGGGATGCAGTGTGGGAATGAGTACATTAGCTTTGCAAGAAACTTTTCCTGATGCGAAGTTGACGGGTGTAGATTTATCGCCTTATTTTTTAGCAGTTGCTACCTATAATACCCAAAAACAATCCAATTGGAAATATCCTCCCCAATGGGTTCATGCGACAGCAGAATCAACAAGTTTACCCAGTGCTTCTTTTGATTTAGTTTCTCTGTGTTTAATTTGTCACGAATTACCCCAAGCTCCCACCCGTGAAATTTTCCACGAAGCACGACGTTTATTACGTCCAAATGGTCATTTGGCAATTATGGATATGAATCCGCAATCAGAACAATTCAAGAAAATGCCCCCCTATGTTTTTACGTTGTTAAAAAGTACAGAACCTTATTTAGATGAATATTTTACATTAGATATTGAACAAGCCATAATGGATGCAGGATTTCATCGTCCTACGATTAATTTTAATAGCCCTCGTCACCGAACCATTATTGCTTGTGCGAGATCAGTTTAA
- the rplU gene encoding 50S ribosomal protein L21 — protein sequence MSYAIIETGGKQIKVEPGRFYDIELLAAEENEQITIDKVLLVNHDGDVQIGQPLVSGATVEGTVMRHLRGRKIIVYKMRPKKKTRKKQGHRQEITRLMIDSISLNGSVVAKREEQPAESGPATEE from the coding sequence ATGAGTTACGCAATTATTGAAACAGGCGGTAAACAAATTAAAGTAGAACCCGGTCGGTTTTACGATATTGAACTATTAGCCGCCGAAGAAAATGAACAAATTACCATTGATAAAGTTCTGTTAGTCAATCATGACGGCGACGTTCAAATTGGTCAGCCTTTAGTGAGTGGGGCGACGGTTGAAGGAACTGTGATGCGCCATCTGCGGGGACGGAAAATTATTGTTTATAAAATGCGTCCGAAGAAGAAAACCCGCAAAAAACAAGGTCATCGCCAAGAAATTACTCGGTTGATGATTGATTCTATTTCTCTGAATGGGTCTGTCGTGGCGAAGCGGGAAGAACAACCCGCAGAGTCTGGGCCAGCGACAGAAGAGTAA
- a CDS encoding diguanylate cyclase domain-containing protein, whose amino-acid sequence MAEELTDCSYNPESPCQKLKIQVQQLKLQLYEEQQNCKQLENRLRSQEKYREIVETQTELICRFLPDGTITFINLAFSRYFNQSFQELIGKTIYSLIPPVEHQPLKTYLQSLSLQASVGTYKHPIILSSGEVRWQQWIHQAFFNQQGETIEYQAVGRDLTECKPVEEELEFAKERFEVAITASNDGFWDWDWVTGEIYFSPRWKEMIGYKDEELPNLLSSWKKVIFSEDRIAALKRIEDYNSGKIDRFLATQRFYHKNGSTVYILSRAIHFKDDQGRVIRMVGAHTDITELVNAQEELKQKTEILQMIIDHIPIMLAFYNSQGEIKFINRELEQVLGWSFEEIQQMNLLKACYPDPEYCQEVIDFMLSATGEWKDVKTLTRQGKLLDTAWANIRLSNGMQIGIGQDITKRKKAEVAIKQQIKWERLTRKITTKIRQSLNLDEILQTTVDEIRELLDCDRVVCLKFLANQTSQVITESVAPGWVSVLNETFSNKDFPQEYYQRYCQGYPRIIPDITQDLLLPCLVDYLQSLRIKSKLIFPIIEDNNLWGLLIVHQCRYQRNWQQSEVSILLSLASQVSIAIQQSQLYHQLEDVNQELHRLATIDGLTQVANRRYFDTYLFSEWKRLAREQLPLSLILCDVDFFKRYNDMYGHLQGDKCLKKVAEILTKLAKRPADLVARYGGEEFAIILPNTDQYGAITVAQFIQKEFAQVKMIHPDSPHRYITLSQGITTCIPLPNTHFDRLIQRADDALYEAKAKGRNQAIFYQTELITN is encoded by the coding sequence ATGGCAGAAGAACTAACAGATTGTTCCTATAACCCAGAAAGCCCGTGTCAAAAGCTAAAGATTCAAGTTCAACAATTAAAATTACAACTGTACGAAGAACAACAAAACTGCAAACAGTTAGAAAACCGACTCCGAAGTCAAGAAAAATATCGAGAAATTGTAGAAACGCAAACCGAATTAATTTGTCGATTTCTACCGGATGGAACAATTACTTTTATTAATTTAGCCTTTAGTCGTTATTTTAATCAATCTTTTCAGGAATTAATAGGAAAAACGATTTATTCCTTAATTCCCCCAGTCGAACATCAACCCTTAAAAACTTACCTCCAAAGTTTATCTCTCCAAGCTTCAGTCGGTACTTACAAACACCCTATTATTCTATCTTCTGGAGAAGTTCGTTGGCAACAATGGATTCATCAAGCTTTCTTTAATCAACAGGGTGAGACAATTGAATATCAGGCGGTTGGACGAGATTTGACTGAATGTAAACCCGTAGAGGAAGAATTAGAATTTGCTAAAGAACGATTTGAAGTAGCGATTACTGCTTCTAATGATGGATTTTGGGATTGGGATTGGGTAACGGGAGAAATTTATTTTTCGCCCCGGTGGAAAGAAATGATTGGGTATAAAGATGAAGAATTACCGAATCTTTTATCCTCTTGGAAAAAAGTGATTTTCTCCGAAGATCGGATCGCAGCTTTAAAACGAATTGAAGACTACAATAGTGGAAAAATTGATCGATTTTTAGCAACACAACGATTTTATCATAAAAACGGATCAACGGTTTATATTCTCAGTCGTGCGATTCATTTTAAAGATGATCAAGGGCGTGTGATTCGGATGGTTGGGGCGCATACTGATATTACAGAATTAGTTAATGCTCAAGAAGAGTTGAAACAAAAAACAGAAATTTTACAAATGATTATTGATCATATTCCGATTATGTTAGCCTTTTATAATTCTCAAGGTGAAATCAAATTCATTAATCGAGAATTAGAGCAAGTTTTAGGATGGTCTTTTGAGGAAATTCAACAGATGAATCTCCTAAAAGCTTGTTATCCTGATCCAGAATATTGTCAGGAAGTTATCGATTTTATGTTAAGTGCAACGGGCGAGTGGAAAGACGTGAAAACTCTGACTCGACAGGGGAAACTTTTAGATACAGCTTGGGCAAATATTCGGTTATCTAATGGAATGCAGATTGGCATTGGACAGGATATTACCAAACGAAAAAAAGCCGAAGTTGCTATTAAACAACAAATTAAATGGGAACGATTAACTCGAAAAATTACAACAAAAATTCGCCAGAGTTTAAATTTAGATGAAATTCTGCAAACAACGGTTGATGAAATTCGAGAATTATTAGATTGTGATCGCGTTGTTTGTTTAAAATTTTTGGCGAATCAAACCAGTCAAGTAATTACTGAATCTGTCGCACCGGGTTGGGTTTCTGTTTTAAATGAAACTTTCTCAAATAAGGATTTTCCTCAAGAATATTATCAACGCTATTGTCAAGGTTATCCTCGAATTATTCCTGATATTACACAAGATCTTTTACTGCCTTGTTTAGTCGATTATTTACAAAGTTTAAGGATTAAATCAAAGTTAATTTTTCCTATTATTGAAGATAATAATTTATGGGGATTATTAATTGTTCATCAATGTCGATATCAACGAAATTGGCAACAATCAGAAGTCAGTATTCTTCTTTCTTTAGCTTCTCAAGTCAGCATTGCGATTCAGCAATCTCAACTTTATCATCAACTAGAAGATGTTAATCAAGAATTACATCGTCTTGCTACGATTGATGGATTAACTCAAGTTGCTAACCGTCGTTATTTTGATACCTATTTATTCTCAGAGTGGAAACGGTTAGCACGGGAACAATTGCCCTTATCTTTAATTTTATGTGATGTAGACTTTTTTAAACGTTATAACGATATGTATGGACATTTACAAGGCGATAAATGTCTAAAAAAAGTCGCTGAAATCTTAACAAAATTAGCCAAACGTCCAGCAGATTTAGTGGCTCGTTATGGCGGGGAAGAATTTGCTATTATTTTACCCAACACAGACCAATATGGGGCGATTACTGTCGCTCAATTCATTCAAAAGGAATTCGCTCAAGTTAAAATGATTCACCCCGATTCCCCCCATCGTTATATAACTTTGAGTCAAGGGATAACCACTTGTATTCCTCTTCCTAATACTCATTTTGATCGGTTGATTCAAAGGGCAGATGACGCACTTTATGAAGCTAAAGCAAAAGGGCGAAATCAAGCTATTTTTTATCAAACGGAATTAATCACAAACTGA
- a CDS encoding CapA family protein, whose protein sequence is MSDHKTIALAKAGDATAIAILINQALQPKGVTAKATRQDHHLSVVLESSQVPDAQACVRVVHNGLMRLDAACIGSVTISAFRRGQKKVAWTQTLILREFVSKSQPSPVRPPTPPKPQPQPQPQPRPQKTPQLKVSLPKLSIPKLHISVPKVVFPNPQISVSKPWLIAGSVSLMVLPLSGFLVNQNHQQIAAFLTGIPQTISTNLPKIPSLSLAVEPVSTPSPLPVHKTATIKTLNQVSQLTLTTLQNPISPDLQLTIRAVGDIIPGTNYPYNKLSSNKKALFADVKPELKGDIVFGNFESTLTKYPYSAKAIGRGLVFAFRTPPDYTTLLKDAGFNILNVANNHSFDFFEAGFKDTVQNIQKTGIKPVGEKGKIVYHEVKGVKVAFIGFSNYDAHNNLSNIEAGKKLVKQAQKNADFVVISFHGGAEGTGALNVKNKTEYFYGENRGNLVLFSHSMIDAGADLILGHGPHVARALELYKGKLIAYSLGNFMGYRTLSTSGELGYSLILEAKVNPQGDFISGKIIPVQLDSQGVPNLDNQSKSIKLIRNLIQQDFPKTPLKIDDEGKISIKKP, encoded by the coding sequence GTGAGTGACCACAAGACTATCGCCCTGGCCAAAGCAGGGGATGCAACAGCAATTGCTATTTTAATCAATCAGGCGCTACAACCCAAAGGGGTAACAGCAAAAGCCACTCGTCAAGACCACCATCTCAGCGTGGTTTTGGAGTCTAGCCAAGTTCCCGATGCTCAAGCCTGTGTGCGGGTGGTTCATAACGGTTTGATGCGGTTAGATGCCGCCTGTATTGGGTCGGTGACAATTTCCGCATTCCGTCGAGGTCAGAAAAAAGTCGCTTGGACACAAACTCTGATTTTGCGGGAGTTCGTCTCTAAGTCTCAGCCTTCCCCAGTCAGACCCCCAACTCCTCCAAAACCTCAACCCCAACCTCAACCTCAACCCCGACCTCAAAAAACGCCTCAACTCAAGGTATCCCTTCCTAAACTTTCAATTCCAAAACTGCACATTTCAGTTCCTAAAGTTGTTTTCCCTAACCCTCAAATTTCAGTTTCTAAACCTTGGTTAATTGCGGGTTCCGTTAGTTTAATGGTTTTGCCGTTATCGGGATTTCTCGTTAACCAAAATCATCAACAAATCGCTGCTTTTTTAACGGGAATTCCTCAAACTATCTCTACTAATTTACCTAAAATCCCCTCTCTATCGTTAGCAGTAGAACCCGTTTCTACACCCTCACCCTTGCCCGTTCACAAAACTGCAACAATTAAAACTCTTAATCAAGTCTCGCAGTTAACCTTAACAACGTTACAAAATCCGATTAGTCCTGATTTACAACTGACCATTCGGGCTGTCGGTGATATTATCCCAGGAACGAATTACCCTTATAATAAATTATCTTCTAATAAAAAAGCTTTATTTGCGGATGTGAAACCGGAATTAAAAGGAGATATTGTTTTTGGTAATTTTGAAAGTACATTAACGAAATATCCCTATAGTGCAAAAGCCATCGGTCGGGGGTTAGTGTTTGCTTTTCGCACTCCTCCCGACTATACGACTTTATTGAAAGATGCCGGATTTAATATTTTGAATGTTGCGAATAATCACTCGTTTGATTTTTTTGAAGCGGGTTTTAAAGATACCGTTCAGAATATTCAAAAAACGGGAATTAAGCCAGTGGGAGAAAAGGGAAAAATTGTTTATCATGAAGTTAAAGGGGTAAAAGTTGCCTTTATTGGATTTAGTAATTATGACGCTCATAATAATTTAAGTAATATTGAAGCGGGCAAAAAGTTAGTTAAGCAAGCTCAGAAAAATGCTGATTTTGTTGTGATTTCTTTTCATGGTGGCGCGGAAGGAACAGGTGCGTTAAATGTTAAGAATAAAACAGAATATTTTTATGGAGAAAATCGCGGTAATTTAGTGTTATTTTCTCATAGCATGATAGATGCGGGCGCTGATTTAATCTTAGGACACGGCCCCCATGTTGCCAGAGCATTAGAACTTTATAAAGGTAAATTAATTGCTTATTCTTTAGGAAATTTTATGGGATATCGAACCTTATCAACCTCTGGAGAGTTAGGATATTCATTAATTTTAGAAGCAAAAGTTAATCCTCAAGGAGATTTTATCAGTGGAAAAATTATCCCCGTTCAATTAGATTCTCAAGGGGTTCCTAATTTAGATAATCAGTCTAAAAGTATTAAGTTAATTCGCAATCTCATTCAACAAGATTTCCCAAAAACCCCTTTAAAAATTGATGATGAAGGCAAGATTTCAATCAAAAAACCTTAA
- a CDS encoding cofactor assembly of complex C subunit B produces the protein MATSDRNRVLRLLPIFAGSLGGVLLLINRVLTPELLDSQARSDALGVILSAVLILTGLLWQQIQPRSPDAVELIGEQGFELKPDLPEFVKTELAWASHLLLTNTVTRSLVVYYQGEVLLRRGVLGNNPTVNPGPILQRVLEKQKPVYLVNLALYPGRIEFDYLPENTQGVICQPLGNQGVLILGANAPRSYTKQDENWVEGIGDKLANTLSNLLNERSTLI, from the coding sequence ATGGCGACATCAGATCGGAATCGGGTTTTACGATTATTACCGATATTTGCAGGAAGTTTAGGGGGGGTACTACTCCTGATCAATCGGGTTCTAACCCCGGAATTATTGGACTCTCAAGCGCGTTCTGATGCCTTGGGGGTCATTTTAAGTGCGGTGTTGATTTTAACGGGGTTATTGTGGCAACAAATTCAACCGAGATCCCCGGATGCGGTTGAGTTAATCGGAGAACAGGGGTTTGAATTGAAACCGGATTTACCTGAATTTGTTAAAACTGAATTAGCTTGGGCTTCTCATCTATTATTAACAAATACTGTTACCCGTTCTCTTGTGGTTTATTATCAAGGTGAAGTTTTATTACGGCGAGGAGTATTAGGGAACAATCCTACTGTTAATCCAGGGCCGATTTTACAACGAGTTTTAGAGAAACAAAAACCTGTCTATTTAGTCAATTTAGCGTTATATCCGGGGCGAATTGAATTTGATTATTTACCCGAAAATACCCAGGGGGTGATTTGTCAACCCCTAGGAAATCAGGGGGTTTTAATTTTAGGGGCTAATGCACCTCGGAGTTATACCAAACAAGATGAAAATTGGGTGGAAGGAATTGGGGATAAGTTAGCGAATACTTTGTCCAATTTACTGAATGAAAGGTCAACTTTGATCTAG
- the rfbB gene encoding dTDP-glucose 4,6-dehydratase, protein MTLAVQYSYDNIGIRLPHRIMVTGGAGFIGSNFVHHWFSAYPDDRVVVLDALTYAGNRKNLVSLENNPNFRFVEGNICDRTLIDSLLQEEQINTIAHFAAESHVDRSILGPDAFVQTNVVGTFTLLEAFRQYWLAQGQPEHYRFLHVSTDEVYGSLSPNDHAFTEKTPYAPNSPYSASKAGSDHLARAYYHTYGMPTVITNCSNNYGPYHYPEKLIPLMCINALLGKPLPVYGDGQNVRDWLYVLDHCRALDTVIHHGRPGETYNIGGNNEVKNIDLVKILCRIMDELAVHLPIKPSNQLITFVKDRPGHDRRYAIDATKIKTELGWAPLVTVEEGLRQTVGWYLTHRHWWEPLLSEEYQAYYRQVYPS, encoded by the coding sequence ATGACATTGGCTGTTCAGTATAGCTACGATAATATAGGTATTCGTTTACCCCATCGCATCATGGTTACGGGGGGGGCGGGGTTTATCGGTTCAAACTTTGTCCATCATTGGTTTAGTGCCTATCCCGATGACCGGGTTGTGGTTTTAGATGCGTTGACCTATGCCGGAAATCGCAAGAATTTAGTCAGTTTGGAGAATAACCCGAATTTTCGATTTGTTGAAGGGAATATTTGCGATCGCACTTTAATTGATAGTCTGTTACAAGAAGAACAGATCAATACTATTGCCCATTTTGCCGCAGAATCCCATGTTGATCGGTCAATTCTTGGCCCTGATGCGTTTGTGCAAACCAATGTCGTTGGGACGTTTACCCTTTTAGAAGCCTTTCGTCAATATTGGTTAGCTCAAGGTCAACCGGAACATTATCGGTTTCTGCACGTTTCTACCGATGAAGTTTATGGTAGTCTCAGCCCAAATGATCATGCGTTTACAGAAAAGACTCCTTATGCTCCTAATAGTCCCTATTCTGCTTCAAAAGCCGGAAGTGATCATTTAGCTAGAGCTTATTATCATACCTATGGAATGCCCACCGTTATTACCAATTGTTCTAATAATTACGGCCCCTATCATTATCCTGAAAAACTGATTCCGTTAATGTGTATTAACGCTTTATTAGGGAAACCGCTTCCGGTTTATGGGGATGGTCAAAATGTGCGAGATTGGTTGTATGTTTTAGATCATTGTCGGGCTTTAGATACGGTAATTCATCATGGCAGACCGGGAGAAACTTATAATATTGGGGGAAATAACGAAGTTAAGAATATTGATTTAGTTAAAATATTATGTCGGATTATGGATGAATTAGCCGTACATTTACCGATAAAACCGTCTAATCAATTAATTACTTTTGTTAAAGATAGACCCGGACATGATCGACGATATGCCATTGATGCCACTAAAATTAAAACGGAATTAGGCTGGGCACCATTAGTTACCGTTGAAGAAGGATTACGTCAAACAGTCGGCTGGTATTTAACCCATCGCCATTGGTGGGAGCCCTTATTATCTGAGGAATATCAAGCTTATTATCGACAGGTTTATCCGTCCTAA
- the rpmA gene encoding 50S ribosomal protein L27: MAHKKGTGSTRNGRDSNAQRLGVKRYGGQVVRAGNILVRQRGCKFHPGNNVGIGSDDTLFAKIDGVVCFERKGKTRQKISVYAVPQAEPAAVEA, from the coding sequence ATGGCTCATAAGAAAGGGACGGGTAGCACTCGTAACGGTCGTGACTCTAACGCCCAGCGCTTGGGTGTCAAGCGTTATGGCGGTCAAGTTGTTCGCGCGGGTAATATTTTAGTTCGTCAACGGGGTTGCAAATTCCACCCCGGTAACAATGTGGGTATCGGTAGCGATGATACCTTATTCGCCAAAATTGATGGGGTTGTTTGTTTTGAACGTAAAGGTAAAACTCGCCAAAAAATTAGTGTTTACGCTGTTCCTCAAGCTGAACCCGCAGCAGTTGAAGCTTAA